DNA sequence from the Saccopteryx leptura isolate mSacLep1 chromosome 4, mSacLep1_pri_phased_curated, whole genome shotgun sequence genome:
tgtggctcgtgcgccacatgcggctctttggcctcttgactgtggctcttccacagaataccacgtgcgggcgctacctcgataattaatgtacctacctatatagtttaagtctaaaaaatttggctctcaaaagaaatttcagtcgttgtactgttgatatttggctctgttgactaatgagtttgccgaccaccgGAGACCATCTTCCTCCTGCATGCCTCGATTAGATATTACCTTCTTAGCCGGGGCTACCGTCACTACTGTGCTTTTAAGTGTCAACTACTTCTTCCGCCGGCTCTTTtctattccttttcatttttctccacgtGTATCGCTTCACTAACGCCACACTAACATACCTTCTGGTtcccttgtttattttgttgtctgtttccTCTTACTAGACTATAAACTCTAAGAAGACAGGAGGTTTTGTTCGTTGCTTCTCCCCAGCACCTAAAATGGGGCTTGACTTGTAACAGGCATCACTCGGTGCTGACTGAGGTGGGggttcccccctcccctctggctctcCCCGCTTCTGTCCCCTCCCTTTGCTCCCTGGCCCCGGCGCAggctcagtctctctttctcccctgcgCAGGTCGTGGCTGATATCAGAGGGCTATGCCGTGGGTCCTGGAGACATCTCTCCGGACTGGTCCCCGGAGCGCTGTCCGGTCCCTGAGCCCGTGGAGCCCGCGAGCCCGGCCCGGAGCCCGGCCGTGCGGACGCCCCGCGCCCTGCGCACGCCAGGCCGCAGCCCCGCCGCCGCCGAGGAGCCGTGGGGCCGCGAGGGGCCCGCCCTGCTGCTGCTCTCGCGCTTCTCGCAGGCCCCGGACCCGAGCGGCGCGCTGGTGACGGGCCCGGCCCTGTGCGGTCTGCTGGCCTACGTGACCGGCGCGCCGGGCCCCCCGAACCCGCGGGCGCTGCGCATCCTGGCCCGCCTCACCTGCAACCCCGCCTGCCTCGAGGCCTTCGTGCGCAGCTACGGCGCTGCGCTCCTGCGCGCCTGGCTGGTGCTCGGCGTCGCCCCGGACGACTGGCCCGCGCTGCGCACGCGGCCCACAGGCCTGCGCAGCCGGCACCGGGAGCTGGGTGCGTCCCTGCGTCTCGGCCCCTGCGTCTCACTGCTGCTGCAGGGAGCCCAGACCCTGGCCTCCCGTCCCGCCCTCTCTCCTCGTCCGCGGCCCACCGTCCAAACAGCCCCCAGGAacgggcagagagggagggctcAGTCACCTGCATCAGCTCCACTGCCCCAGCCTGCGGAGTTCTGCTCCAGGCTTAGCTCAAGCCTTGAGGCTCGAGTACCCCCAAACCAGGCTTGGCCCCAACAACTTAGAATTGTGCCTGTGGGCACTTCCTTCCCCAGGCGGCCCTTGATTCTGCATTGTCACTGACTGTGAACCTGGCTCAGGCACCAAGCCTCTCTGGGCCCCACCACCGTTTCCAGCACTGCCAGGGACAGCCCTGTCCCCTGTGTCCTGTCAGCTCTCGAGGGCCTGGACTTACCCCCGGCCGCCCCACTTCCCATTCCTGGCATCTCCACCCCTCGGTCCAGCGCCTGCAGTCACCCTCTGCTGTGCCTCACTGCCCCGCGGTCGTACCCACCTTGCATCCAGGGGCCCCAAGGCCTGTCTTCCCCCGCCCTCCCGCGTCTGGGGCGCCAGCTCCCACGCTGAGCCCGCTGCCCACCCTACAGGTGAGATGCTGCTGCAGAACCTGACCGTGCAGGCCGAGTCGCCCTTTGGAGTGGGCGCCCTCACACACCTGCTGCTCTCCGGCAGTCCCGAGGACCGCGTGGCCTGTGCGCTGACCCTGCCCTTCATCTGCCGGTGAGGGGCTTATGGGCGTCTCGCGGGCGTCAGCGGGCGGGGTGGCCATTCCCCAGCGCCCACTCTTCCCCCTTCTGAaggattctctctctccccaaaggAAGCCCTCACTGTGGCGCCGGCTGCTTCTGGACCAGGGCGGCCTCCGTCTCCTCCTGTCGGCACTGTCTCGGCCGGTGCCACATCCgctcttcctcttctttgctGCAGACTCCCTTTCCTGCCTCCACGGCCTGGTGTCTGGCCTGGTGTCTCCCGCTGCGAGCCCCTTGGACCTTGGCCCCCCTTCCCCTTGCCTCTACgaacctctgctgggcccagcccCCCTCCCGGCCCCCGACCTACACTTCCTCCTGGACTCTGGGCTGCGGCTCCCTGCGCAGCGAGCGGCCTCCTCCACAGCCTCCCCTTTCTTCCGGGCCCTACTAGCTGGCAGCTTTGCCGAAGCCCAGATGGACCTGGTCCCTCTTCGAGGCCTATCACCCAGCGCAGCCTGGCCTATCCTGCATCACTTGCACGGCTGCCGGGGCTGTGGGGCAGCCCTGGGGCCCATTCCCCCGCCTGGCCAGCCCCTGCTGGGCTCTGAGGCCGAGGAGGCACTGGAGGCTGCTGGCCGCTTCCTGCTGCCCGAGCTGGAGCAGGAGCTGGAAGAGGCCGTGGGCCGTGTGCACCTGGGACCCCAGGGGGGCCCCGAGTCGGTGGGGGAGGTGTTCCGCCTGGGCCGGCCCCGGCTGGCTGCCCACTGTGCCCGGTGGACCCTGGGGCCAGGGCAGTGCCCACGGAAGCGGGCCCTGGCCTTGGTGGGGCTTGTGGAGGCGGCAGGCGAAGAGGCCGGCCCCCTGACTGAGGCTCTGCTGGCTGTGCTGATGGGAGTTGAACTGGGAAGCAGGGGTCCCAGCCTGGACTGTTGATAGCTCCTCTCAGGAGACCCAAGAATGAATTAGCTCTGAAGGAGGCCTCCCTCTGAGTGGCAGGGGAGGAGGCTAAGCAGAAGGAGTCACCCCCTAGGACCCACGAGCGGATGCAGCTCGATGTGGGATGATGGACCGAAGACTCAGGCGTGAGCACAAGATGGAGAAGACCCGGGCCTGCAGGCCCCTAGCCTCACCTGGCCTCCTGGAGTTGGGATTAAAACTTTGGAGTTGTTTACCCCTATTGTGTGGTGTCTCTGCTTGCTTTCTGGTGggagtctccttcctccttcaccCGTCAAGTCGTGTCTTGTGCAGGGCCTGTGTCTCAGTACAGGACCCCTCCGGCATGTAGGAGTTGGACAGGTAATATGCAGTGGCTCCTGGAGTCCTGGGAGGGGGTGAGTCCCCAGACTTTGCCCAGGATTTGGTTTTGGGCCCCAAGGGAAGCCTGCTTCCTGCTGATGTGACATCAGTGCTCAGACAGCCACTCTGCTGGGTGCAGACCTTGGACAGGGATGACAGCGTGTGCTGAGGGGATGCTGTGACACATGTGACATCAGTGCTCGGACAGCCACACTGCTGGGTGCAGACCTTGGACAGGGATGGGAGCGTGTGCTGGGGGGATGCTGTGACACATGTGACATCAGTGCTCGGACAGCCACACTGCTGGGTGCAGACCTTGGACAGGGATGACAGCGTGTGCTGGGGGGATGCTGTGACACATGTGACATCAGTGCTCAGACAGCCACACTGCTGGGTGCAGACCTTGGACAGGGATGGGAGCGTGTGCTGGGGGGATGCTGTGAGTTTGGTGACACGTGGCCAAGGCCTtggtgttactttttttttttttttttttttacagggacagagagagagtcagagagggacagacagacaggaacggagggagatgagaagcatcaatcatcaggttgtttttttgtttttgttttttttttcatttttctgaagctggaaacagggagagacagtcagacagactccctcatgcgcccgaccgggatccacccggcacgcccaccagggggcgacgctctgcccaccagggggcaatgctctgcccatcctgggcgtcgccatgttgcgaccagagccactctagcgcctggggcagaggccacagagccatccccagtgcccgggccatctttgctccaatggagccttggctgcgggaggggaagagagagacagagaggaaggagagggggaggggtggagaagcaaatgggcgcgtctcctgtgtgccctggccgggatcgaacccgggtcctccgcacgctaggccgacgctctaccgctgagccaaccggccagggctcaatcatcagttttttgttgcggcaccttagttgttcattgattgctttctcatatgtaccttgaccgtggggctacagcagaccgagtaaccccttgcttaagccagcgaccttgggtccaagctagtgagctttttgctcaagccagatgagcctgcgctgaagctggcgacctcagggtctcaaacctggttcctctgcatcccagtccgacgctctatccactgtgccaccacctggtcaggcggcgtTACTATTTTCTGAGTGTCCATCACCCATCTCGGGCTTTCAAGATCTGGGTCCCATTTTCATCTCTTGGGCTAAGTGTCCTCCTGCTGTTGGCCTGCAGGAAGACCTGCTCTGTTCCTGGGGTCCCTGCGACCTGTCTTGGTCATGCTCAAAGGGAGCCTCAGCCCTGGGCTGGCACTGAGCGGAGGGAAGAGCTCCTGTTGTTTTGGTGACCAAGGCAGGAACCCCGTCACCTGGCTCCCAGGTCACTGACCATTTGGGTGGCCGCCGGACTTTGAGGAGAGTGCCCGCTCTGGGGAGCTAATGCTGACACTGCTGTCCCTGCCTCTGGGAGTGTTTGTCCAGGTCTCTATTAGGACCACCCAGGGAGcttcttaaagatattttaaaatattggtgcCTGAGCCCTTTCTGATCGAATTGGACTGAGGGGAGGGTAATTTGGgtatcactatttttaaaaagcccctcaagtttttctgatttgctactggttttttttttttgttgttgttgttgttgttttacccCCTTCATTTTAATTAATAGGGCCTATTGCcttaaaggaaaaatatgaaattaagaTCAGTTCTTGTACACATCTTAGTTCAACATCAGGGCTATATTACAAGAGATACTATTAGTAAATATAACTACACAATTGAGAGCCATCTACGGCACTATTAGTTCTTatcatttttctctgatttacagtTTTAAAACAAGGATTGTAAGCTACCCTTGTTAGCCTTGTTTTAAATATCTGCTCTGTTTACAACAGAACATTGTATATCTCAATTCCACATCCCAGAAGTGATGTGCACTGTAAGAAGTTACattctaattaaaaattacaCATATAAGTCAAAGCCtgtgttaaatatttaatactCTTTCTTTGCACTCAACAAAACCATCATTTTGTATGAAATAAGTTACCGTGATGCTTTGTCATACAGTTACAACAGTAGATGAAATCTATCTTGTACAGGCAATGCGAGTAAACCCACTTTTTCATGGCCCGGTGGTGGGCGCATCAGCTCCCGGGGCCAGCTAAGGGTTTAAGACTGGAATGCTCGTGTCTGGACACAGGTCTGCACCGGGACCCACagtccagcagctgcagcacttGTCGTGTCTGTCCATACCCCTCGGTAGTTTGCCTCGTTTCAGTCTTGATTTCTCAGGGTCTCAGTCCAATGAAGGCTTCTCGCTCCTTTGTGGCTGGCTGGCGTCTGTGTCTTTCTTGCTTCTCTGTGTTCATCAGAATCTTGGGAAAGGGCCCTTCTGGAACAAGTCTGGGAACCTCACTGTTGGAGAAGGGCTTTGTCTTGAAGGCTGGCTGGGATCCGGCTGCCTGGGAGGGTTTTCTGAGTCTATGTATGGGGCTTGTGGCTGGGTTTCAGTTTAACTGTGTCTGCACATCTGTTTTCAAGCCTTGGAGAAAAGGTCCTGCTTTAGAATCCGTGGAAGGGTTCattgtgtctgtccctgtctctgagagTTCGTTGTATTGATATTTAGTATTGTGCCTTTTCAGATCCCTGTTCATGTTGTCAAAGTCTCTAAGGGAAGGTCTCTGAACCTCGGATCTGACTGATTCTTAAGAACATCATTTCTGCCCCCCAATTCCAAAATTCTGTCTGGAGCAAGTCTCTCAGGAAGGGCCTGGGCGGGAGGGGACTCTGAGACTCAGGGTGCTAACTTTGAGACGTGTTTGCTCGGGAGCCCACGTCTGTGTCTGAGCCTCACTGGGCGGAGGCTCCCAGGCATGGTCTGGAAGAGCCACTTCTCCGACTGACTGTGGCCGCCTGGGGCTCCCTGCAGCTGAGGCCAAGGCTGGGGTGTGGCTGCCTCCCCGCAAGCTGGCGGGCTGGGCCTGCGTGGACCGTAGCCCTCCCTCCCTACACGCCCCCACCCAGGATTCTCCCGTTTATTGCCCCcgactccccccaccctccacctttccctccaGCCCCATCCCAACGGATCCCGGCTTCCTTACATGGTCACGCCTGGGCCTCCTGCTCCCGgacgtcctcccccccccccccctcacacacacaccgcccTCCGCCCCCACCGGACACGGCCCCCGCCCTGCAAGCCCAGCGTGGTCCGCCTGCGCCCCACCATGGAGGACCTGGGTGAGTGGGGCCCGGGTCCCCTTGGACCCAGCCCGTCACCATCCCCTGGCTCTCACCCGCATCTCCTCATCCCGCCTCCTGTCTTCTCACTTCTGGTCTTTGCCCGCGGCTCCTTTCCGACTCCACgtcccccttcctgcctctcccttcctgcctttcccgGGCCGGcgctccctcccttctttcctcgctctgcccctccatcgTTGGCCGCAGACGGATGGGCAGGGAGATGCTGCGCCCGTCCGTGGGCTCCTGGGCTCAGGGGCTCTAAGATGGAAGGGGTTAAAGGGGTCTTGTGTCCGGGGCTGGGAAGGTACACAGAGAGGCTTGACATCAAGttcgggggtggagggggggaacGAGCTTTCCCCAGGATTTGGGGAAGTAAAGAGTTAAAGGTGCCTAAGTTCGGTAGGGATCAGGTAGATGCCAGGGAGGGGTTCAGGGTTCCACCACGGGGCTCAGAGATGAAGAATTCTATGTTCTGGAAGGGAAAAaggatgagggtggggtggggatggtaGCGATGGCCGGGTAGGGAGGAGGCGTTTTTTACTCCCTGTCTGTTGGAACTGGGGCTGGAAGGCTGTGCCCTCCAACTATGAGACAGAAGGGGTTCCAGCACCCTGCAGTAGGGGGTGCTGTTCCGTAGGGGTAACGGGCACTGACTGGTACTGTGGAGAATAAGCCAATCAGAAAGCAAGTCCGTGCAGACTCACCAATGAGGTGCATAGAGTGGGACCCAGTGGGGCCTGGAGGTGGGCCAGAGCTGAGGGGGCCTGTTCGGCTCCTGGAGGAATTAGTGGGCGTGGCAAAAGACATCCAATCAGAGAGCTGGGTGCCAGGCATGTAGCCAATTGAGCAATTTGGGGTGGGGCCAAATTTGGCTCCAGTAAAGAGCCAATTTTGACTGCATTAGGGAAGattttgagaataaaaaaatcaGGCGGCTGGGTTTGTGTATGACTCCCAGGATGAGCCATTTGGGATGTTCTGGTCATAGATATTCCTGCTGCCCTTCCACGTTTCCGCCTTGGTCTGGCCTTGTGTTTCCTTCTGATTCTTGACCTCTGCTCTCAGTACTAGCTTCTGCCCTCAAATACTGCCCACTTTGAACTTCTCTCCTCTGAGAGCTTAAGGCCCTATCTCTGCCCTACCCTTGACCTCTCAACCTCTCATCCCGACTGCCTCTCCCTGCAGATGCCCTGCTCTCTGACCTGGAGACCACCACCTCACACATGCCAAGGTCAGGGGCTCCAAAAGAGCGGCCCCCAGAGCTCCTCACATCAGCCCTGCCCTATGGCCACCAGCCACAGGTGAGATCAGATGCAGAGGGCTGGGGCAACCACCCCTATTCTGGCCAAGGCTAGGGGAATCTGGGTCTGTCATCCCACACACATGTCCGTCTTTCTGTAGGTGGGGTCTGGGGAGTCTTCAGGAGCCTCTGGGGACAAGGACCATTTGTACAGGTAAGGAGCTTGGgaactggggggtggggaagccaaTTGAGACTCAGGTGAGGATGCTTGGATTTCGCCCCCCTGAACCCAAGCTCCCTCCCTGTTTCCCAGTACGGTATGCAAGCCTCAGTCCCCAAAGCCTGCGGCCCCTGCGGCTCCTCCATTCTCCTCTTCCAGCGGTGTCTTGGGCACAGGGCTCTGTGAGCTAGACCGGTTGCTTCAGGAACTTAATGCTACTCAGTTCAACATCACAGGTACCAGGGTTACTGAGATAGGCCTTGATgggatgggggcagggcagggcagagatgAAGGGGTGTAGATTTCCCAGAGTGGCAGCTAAAAGGACACAAAGCCTTAAGTGGGAGAGCGGGTAGAGCATGGCCCTATGTCCAatgcccttctctcctctctgcagatGAAATAATGTCTCAGTTCCCATCTAGCAAGGACACTGCCGGGGAGCAGAAGGAGGACCCATCTGAGGACAAGAAAAGGCCCAGCCTGTGAGTTTGGCGcagtggccagggctgggggcgaGGTGACCAGTCTTGGATGCCTGAGTTACTGGAGGGAGTGGTTCTCTGGGAGTTTTCTGAAGTTGGGTTCTTCACAGCCCTCCCAGCCCATCTCCTGTTCTCCCAAAACCTTCGGCCACCTCAGCCACCCTGGAGCTGGACAGACTGATGGCCTCGCTTTCTGACTTCCGAGTCCAGAACCACGTGAGTCAGGCAGGGGGGTGGGCCGGTGTGGTTTTGTGACTCCCCTAACCCATTTTAGACCTTTCCACATCTGCTGCCTTTGCTGACCCAATTCATGTCCTCCCTGTTGTAGCTTCCAGCTTCTGGGCCAACCCAGCCGCCAGTGCCAAGCTCCGTGAATGaggactccccacccccatcagggccGACTAGCAAGGGCAGCCTAGACACCATGCTGGGGCTGCTGCAGTCCGACCTCAGCCGCCGGGGCATTCCCACCCAGGCCAAGGGCCTCTGTGGCTCCTGCAATAAACCCATTGCTGGGCAAGTAAGTGGAGCTCTCTGAGTGGGGAGGTAGAGACCCACGGACCCATCTTCACTGACAGCCAGCCTTTGTGCTGTTTCCTTTTAGTAGATAACTCTGGAAAGTgggttttattgttattaatgtcTTATGatggaggaaactgaagctgtctctgagtcacacagcaagtaagtgGCAGGGTGAGAATTCCAACCCAGTTACCCTTGATTGTGgccctcctgtgtgccaggcacacaaCCAGACTACCAGCTCCTGTAcaagcccccccctccccctgtttAATCTTAACAAAAGCCTGGTAGGCTCCATCCACAAGACTGTTTCTCTTCCACCAGAGTCTGGTTTGGGAGCTCAGGTTCTTGGCTTATTGACTGAGCAGATATTATGGACAATAATTGTGCCCAGTGGTTGACAGAGATCCTGCTCCTGGTAGATAAAGTGCCCAGAATTTCCAATCTGAGCAAAGCAGATGGCATTATGACTTCATAGGTCCCTTCctccctaaaaaaattaaaatttgtattttatgatGGCTAATGTAAAGATGAATCTATTAATGTTATATATGaaatcatttttctcttctgattttaaagaaattacaacATTCTCGTGGGCTCCTAAAAAGTATTGTGGGCCCTGGGCACTGTGCCAGAAGACCTGGGTTGACTCCCCATCGCTTACAGACTGAGTTACTTACACATTAGATCCTTCATCCTCGTCTCTCAGAGATGAGACTGGAGAAGAGCCATGCAAACCTTAGCTCTTTGGGGACTTGGGAGCCCAAGGGCCGCTCTGACTCCAACCTCACCCCCAACTCGCAGGTGGTGACCGCGCTGGGGCGCGCCTGGCACCCTGAGCACTTTGTTTGTAGTGGCTGTTCCACCGCCCTGGGAGGCAGCAGTTTCTTCGAGAAGGATGGAGCCCCCTTCTGCCCTGAGTGCTACTTTGAGCGCTTCTCCCCACGCTGTGGCCTCTGCAATCAACCCATTCGCCACGTGAGCCCAGCCTGGCCCCCGAGCTCCAGCGCTGTCTCACCCAAGGAGCCTGTGGAATGGGCTTCATCACCTCCCTCCCTCCgcaccccccccacctccccaccccctcagccCTGCCCCGGGGCCCCTTCCACAGCCCTTCGagcttctccctctttctgactcccgAGTTCCTCCTTAGGCCTCCCTTGCCTAAGTTCATAGGTTACCCCACTCCCCTGGGTCCAGGGTGGGACAGGGAGGGAAGACAGGTTGGAGGGTCACACCGAGTGTTCGTTTCCTACAGAAGATGGTTACTGCCCTGGGCACCCACTGGCACCCAGAGCACTTCTGCTGCGTCAGTTGCGGGGAGCCCTTCGGAGATGAGGGTGAGCTGGAGTCCCACTTTGAAAGCCATGGGTCCGTTCGACATCCGCCCCGCACCCCTTGGCCCAGCCCCTAAAACCTCCTTCGTCCTTGGGGCCATGAATTTTCTCCTGCTCTCTTCTGGCCTCAGCTCCTCCCTCCCACggactccccttccctccccttccgcTCTGCCCCGCCCCACAGTTTCACACCTTGTAGGTCCTGGGTGTGGCCGGGCACCATTTTTTCCCAACCCACTCGGGTTCTCCCCTAGGTTTTCACGAGCGCGAGGGCCGCCCCTACTGCCGCCGGGACTTCCTGCAGCTGTTCGCCCCGCGCTGCCAGGGCTGCCAGGGCCCGATCCTGGATAACTACATCTCGGCGCTCAGCGCTCTGTGGCACCCGGACTGCTTCGTCTGCAGGGTGCGCTCCGTGGGGCGGGCCTCGGGCGGGGCCAGCGGGGCGGGACCGGGCGCCCCTGGCGGGTCACTGTGCGGGGCAGGAGGCGGGGCTTCATCAGGGCGGGACTGTGGGGTCCCGGGCGGAGAGGGGTCACTCGGCTCCTAGAGCGAGTCATCTGGTGGGGGGTTCGGCCGCTGACCCATCCTGTCGTGGCCGCCCTTCCCCAGGAATGCTTCGCGCCCTTCTCAGCAGGCAGCTTTTTCGAGCACGAGGGCCGCCCGCTGTGCGAGAACCATTTCCACGCGCGGCGCGGATCGCTGTGCGCCACGTGTGGCCTCCCGGTGACCGGCCGCTGCGTGTCGGCCCTGGGCCGCCGCTTCCACCCGGACCACTTCACCTGCACCTTCTGCCTGCGCCCGCTCACCAAGGGCTCCTTCCAGGAGCGCGCCGGCAAGCCCTACTGCCAGCCCTGCTTCCTCAAGCTCTTCGGCTGAGTCCCCGCCGCCCTGCCGGAACGCCCAGGGCTCCCCAGACCCCAGGGCCTTGTTCTCGGACCTGGGGCTTCCCCCCGTCGCACCCTGTGAGCACCACCCGCTGGAGAGACCTGCCCCTAAGGTACCTTCCTCTGCGTTCTCCGTGGGCAAGTTCAGAAAAGGCCCGGCCGACCCTAAGGCCACACGCCCCCGAAGTGGGACGTGCACTAACTAGCGAGCCCTGATCCCTCCTGCGTCCTTCACCCGATTCCCACCCTTGCGGGAGCCCCGCCTGCCGGAAGGCCCTTGCAATTCCGACTGATCAGAGGCCAGGCCAGGACGGGCCTCTCCCGGCTCCCCCACTGCTCTGTGCACTTTTTTTCTACCTGTATAAACACACAGTCCACGTCGCACGGGTGCTGCTGTGTCTCTGCCCTGGACAGCCTTGCGTCGCGACGCCCCGCCCTTTGGGCTGGTTCTTTCTGCAGCTGGTTCTCCAGCTCTGTGGCTGGAGCCGGACCTGCAGCCTCAGCCTTCGCGTGTCAGATGAGCCCGACGCAGTCAAGGACCGCGACCAGAGCAGGACTGTGCAGATAGGGGCCGCGCCAGCGCAAGAGTTGAAGCTGGCCGCCGTCGAACCTTCCcgcctctccccatcccccttcagcGCTCTATATTTTGAAATAAGCAATCTGTTCCCTTCTTAATTCCCTGACCCTCGCTCGCCATCTTGTCTGGTTTCCAGATTTTTCCCCCGTCCCTATAAGACCTTCAGAGATGGGACTCCATCCAGAAGTGCC
Encoded proteins:
- the TGFB1I1 gene encoding transforming growth factor beta-1-induced transcript 1 protein isoform X2; amino-acid sequence: MEDLDALLSDLETTTSHMPRSGAPKERPPELLTSALPYGHQPQVGSGESSGASGDKDHLYSTVCKPQSPKPAAPAAPPFSSSSGVLGTGLCELDRLLQELNATQFNITDEIMSQFPSSKDTAGEQKEDPSEDKKRPSLPPSPSPVLPKPSATSATLELDRLMASLSDFRVQNHLPASGPTQPPVPSSVNEDSPPPSGPTSKGSLDTMLGLLQSDLSRRGIPTQAKGLCGSCNKPIAGQVVTALGRAWHPEHFVCSGCSTALGGSSFFEKDGAPFCPECYFERFSPRCGLCNQPIRHKMVTALGTHWHPEHFCCVSCGEPFGDEGFHEREGRPYCRRDFLQLFAPRCQGCQGPILDNYISALSALWHPDCFVCRAAFSSTRAARCARTISTRGADRCAPRVASR
- the TGFB1I1 gene encoding transforming growth factor beta-1-induced transcript 1 protein isoform X1, translating into MEDLDALLSDLETTTSHMPRSGAPKERPPELLTSALPYGHQPQVGSGESSGASGDKDHLYSTVCKPQSPKPAAPAAPPFSSSSGVLGTGLCELDRLLQELNATQFNITDEIMSQFPSSKDTAGEQKEDPSEDKKRPSLPPSPSPVLPKPSATSATLELDRLMASLSDFRVQNHLPASGPTQPPVPSSVNEDSPPPSGPTSKGSLDTMLGLLQSDLSRRGIPTQAKGLCGSCNKPIAGQVVTALGRAWHPEHFVCSGCSTALGGSSFFEKDGAPFCPECYFERFSPRCGLCNQPIRHKMVTALGTHWHPEHFCCVSCGEPFGDEGFHEREGRPYCRRDFLQLFAPRCQGCQGPILDNYISALSALWHPDCFVCRECFAPFSAGSFFEHEGRPLCENHFHARRGSLCATCGLPVTGRCVSALGRRFHPDHFTCTFCLRPLTKGSFQERAGKPYCQPCFLKLFG
- the ARMC5 gene encoding armadillo repeat-containing protein 5 isoform X1; the encoded protein is MAAAKPTPTDSLSFCLAQLTAAAGEGLGGVKDTATNETPLGRALLALRTRHVKAAGGIERFRARGGLLPLLALLRRASAAGPAPSQAGSGSAPSSVESAATAGPAPPSGPAPAAASSSSPSPPARLRKTLDLALSILANCCTEGACRAEVRRLGGILPLVTILQCVKTDSIQNRTARALGNLAMEPESCGDIHSAGAVPLLIESLTACQDSQCLQSVVRALRNLADSPQHRLALAQQGAVRPLAELLAAAPDPALTLALVRALLELSRGCSRACAEQLSLGGGLGPLVSLASHPKKAVREAAILILANLCAQGLVRPALGNAGGVEVLLGELQRRRGPSGAGPASQQPLVRAVCLLCREAINRARLRDAGGLELLMGLLRDPRASTWHPRVVSALVGFLYDTGALGRLQALGLVPLLAGQLCGEAGDEEEEGREAASWDFPEEQTPERVEAGSFRSLRSWLISEGYAVGPGDISPDWSPERCPVPEPVEPASPARSPAVRTPRALRTPGRSPAAAEEPWGREGPALLLLSRFSQAPDPSGALVTGPALCGLLAYVTGAPGPPNPRALRILARLTCNPACLEAFVRSYGAALLRAWLVLGVAPDDWPALRTRPTGLRSRHRELGEMLLQNLTVQAESPFGVGALTHLLLSGSPEDRVACALTLPFICRKPSLWRRLLLDQGGLRLLLSALSRPVPHPLFLFFAADSLSCLHGLVSGLVSPAASPLDLGPPSPCLYEPLLGPAPLPAPDLHFLLDSGLRLPAQRAASSTASPFFRALLAGSFAEAQMDLVPLRGLSPSAAWPILHHLHGCRGCGAALGPIPPPGQPLLGSEAEEALEAAGRFLLPELEQELEEAVGRVHLGPQGGPESVGEVFRLGRPRLAAHCARWTLGPGQCPRKRALALVGLVEAAGEEAGPLTEALLAVLMGVELGSRGPSLDC